In Helianthus annuus mitochondrion, complete genome, the following are encoded in one genomic region:
- the nad6 gene encoding NADH dehydrogenase subunit 6, producing the protein MILSVLSSLALVSGLMVVRAKNPVHSVLFPIPVFRNTSGLLLLLGLDFFAMIFPVVHIGAIAVSFLFVVMMFHIQIAEIHEEVLRYLPVSGIIGLIFWWEMFFILDNESIPLLPTQRNTTSLRYMVYAGKVRSWTNLETLGNLLYTYYSVWFLVPSLILLVAMIGAIVLTMHRTTKVKRQDVFRRNAIDSRRTIMRGMTDLLKESSLILVRIQFVRWPSWSYRCLDTLLFFSHFRMTVPFHFWYNFKPGPAIRCISRTPGIRRLLLEYHGIEYPDLPEAPEKAISAFRTVKGNSYVPHRSESPPPHNTY; encoded by the coding sequence ATGATACTTTCTGTTTTGTCGAGCCTTGCTTTGGTCTCTGGTTTGATGGTTGTACGTGCTAAAAATCCGGTACATTCCGTTTTGTTTCCCATCCCAGTCTTTCGCAACACTTCAGGTTTACTTCTTTTGTTAGGTCTCGACTTTTTCGCTATGATCTTCCCAGTAGTTCATATAGGAGCTATAGCTGTTTCATTCCTATTCGTTGTTATGATGTTCCATATTCAAATAGCGGAGATTCACGAAGAAGTATTGCGCTATTTACCAGTGAGTGGTATTATTGGACTGATCTTTTGGTGGGAAATGTTCTTCATTTTAGATAATGAAAGCATTCCATTACTACCAACCCAAAGAAATACGACCTCTCTGAGATATATGGTTTATGCCGGAAAGGTACGAAGTTGGACTAATTTGGAAACATTGGGCAATTTACTTTATACCTACTATTCCGTCTGGTTTTTGGTTCCTAGTCTGATTTTATTAGTAGCCATGATTGGGGCTATAGTACTGACTATGCATAGGACTACTAAGGTGAAAAGACAGGATGTATTCCGACGAAATGCTATTGATTCTAGGAGGACTATAATGAGGGGGATGACAGATCTACTAAAGGAAAGTAGCTTGATATTGGTTCGAATCCAATTCGTGAGATGGCCATCTTGGTCATATAGATGTCTTGACACCCTTCTTTTCTTTTCTCATTTTCGAATGACTGTCCCATTCCATTTTTGGTATAACTTCAAGCCTGGACCCGCTATACGATGTATTAGTAGAACCCCTGGGATACGACGCCTGCTCCTTGAGTATCATGGGATTGAATACCCCGACCTCCCAGAGGCTCCCGAGAAAGCTATTTCAGCCTTCCGGACAGTTAAGGGCAATTCCTACGTCCCTCATCGGTCTGAATCCCCACCCCCGCATAACACTTACTAG